Below is a window of Impatiens glandulifera chromosome 2, dImpGla2.1, whole genome shotgun sequence DNA.
TTATGTCCAATTATGTAGTCGACATCTCATATTATTCCTAAAAAAAAGAAGGGAGacaatattgatttttttttttttaaatttattataacagATTATtactcaaatataatatattctcttATAAAACTCCTAATAAAATGCGccacaaattaataaaaatattatataattattaaaaaatatataatcactaaatactaaatattaatatgaGTTAGTAACAAACAACCTAAATAATCCgaagaataagaataaaatgttgttttaaataacgctaagcTAATATCATATAAAGCCTGCCTTCTTCGACAAGACTTTCCATATTATTTGTGAATTCGTAATCGGCCTACGTCGTCGTTTCCATACCGGTTAAAGACCCAAACTGGAAACGACCACAATACATCGTACGCgcttctctctcacacacacaaaCACAAAACACACGATTCAGCCCGGATTGGCCCTCTTCGCTAATTAGGAAGATTCCGTTGGCCGGTGAGTTTCTGCCCTAATCAgtttcatcttccattttattCTTGCTTCTCGTGGTCCCGATTCTTAATTCTATAACTGATCATTAGGGTTTTGTTCATTTAATCATTTTCAATTTATGATTCACGATTGATTGTTTTGCTTCTTGTATTATACCGATGGATACCACGCTATCGAATCGTCTGTCCCGTTTCATGTGTTTTAAGTCGCTTGTGTGTTAGGTTTCACTTTAATCTGATTTTGTTGACTTACAAGAGGCGTTTTGCATTTAAATCGCAGCACGAGTTTACCTCATTGCTTAATGATTAAGGtagtcttgattttttttttttttgaaaaaaatagcaGTCTTGACTATGTTTGTATTGATCATCCAGATTAAAGGTTTAAACTGGATTTCCACATTTAGGTGGTGCTTAATAGTCTTGGTTTTGTGTGAAATTGGGTCAGACTGCCCTCTTCAACTGGGATAGCAAAACTAGGTTATCTGTTTGTCAAAACAATGAAGCTGTGTCAATGTTGATAACCTTTACAAATTACAACCAACTTTGTTTGTGGAAGCTGTTgttctttttttccttttttttttaacttaaatggTGTAGGtttcattttataattcttGTTGATTTATGGAAATTTTTGAAAGAGGGAGACACGTGAAAAGTTCATCTCTGGAAAATGTTTTCTGCAAAGAATCACAATTTCTGTACTAAACAAGCCATCGATACTTATACTGGATTAAAAAGAGATTGTTTTGCAACTGTTTTCTTACCTTAAGTCCCAGTTATTGTATTCTCTTGACCAGTTCTGTTGCACGCGAAGCTGATGCAGTTTGGTTAGATGTTTGATCTCCTAGATTTTTTATGAATACTATTCTCCCTCCTCGTTTGCAGATTCCAATGATGGGGGAAAGGAAATCAGTGTCTGATCCCCAATCTAGAACTCGTTGTTCTCAAAAGACACTGGGACGGTGTAACAATAATGTTAAAGCTGACAATATTGTCCTCATTGATCTGGATAGTGATACTTTTGATGATCCTATTATAATTGATGTTCCTCAATCATATCCAGTGCCAACTGTTATCTGCATTGATGACGAGGAAGATACAGATGATGAGAGTTCTGCAACTGATGAAGCAAGTGATGGCGAATGCATCACATTTTTTACCTCTAATAGGGTATCTAATCCTGCCCCAGACCATGTTCAAAGCTCGACAGACACAACTGATGATGAGTGTCAGTTTGCAGGGGAAAACATTCCTCCGAAAAGAACATATTCTGAGAAAGCTTCTCAAAAATATTACTACTGTTTAGATGATGAATCTGACAGTGATTTGCCTGATGTTGGCGATGATTCTGATGGAGAGCTCATGGAGGACTCCTCTGGGATGCTTCATAAACAATGGGAAGAAgctaatttgaagaaaaaacatGATGCCTGCAATGGTCGTTCTGTCAGAAGTTGTTTACACGATCTTAGAGAGTCTAACTTTAATGAAGTAAAAACCTGTATGGTAAATCAAAATCTTCCTTCAACAAGCACCCAAGTACGCATCAACTCTGAAATTGATCTAATCAGAGGGAAATCACTCAGTAATCCAGAGGCTAATAAGGATCAGTCGTATAATGTAGTTAAGCTTGATTCACAAGTTGATATAGTAGGGGAATCATCTGGTAGGTTAGTATCCAGTTGTGAACAGGACGTTGAAAATAAAGCGTTGCATCTTTTTCAAGAAGAAACTACAGGTCGTGTAGGGAGTACAATTATCAACGAGAGGGAAAGGTTTAAAGAGACCGAAGAATACAAAAGAGCAATGGAGGAAGAATGGGCATCTAGACAGCGGGAATTGGCAATTCAGGTGATACTTGTCTACAACTCTTCTATACAAGTTTATTTGCTTGATTTCTTTGTTATATTCTGTCATATGATTTTTAAGTTttggttgttgatttttttaatcttcaaTGGTACCATTTGGAGTACCTGCAATCCAAATCTAAGAGTTATTGACTCAGTTTCAGGggtttaatatttacaaaatttcaCCTCTAAGCTTATATATTGATCAAATTTCTGTTTCTTTGCTTCATCTGTTTTAATCTCTTTCTTGTTATATGCTCACAATATCTTACTTTGGTCCTATGGTTTTGTTCCAATTTGGTTGTTTCAAATTTTCCATGTACACTATTTGAATAGCCAagtggttattttcaaataaccttgtttgatgtaggttatttAGGTAAAAAGGACATGACGAGGGTATAAATGtataatgaaaaacaaatatttttaaaatatgggGTATTTTAGTAATTTGGTTTGTGATTTGATTGGTTAGTATATTGATGATTTGTAACCCACACCAAACAAGGCTGACTTGTATTACATGCATTTCTTTGGAAGTGAACCTCAAAGCAGACATTGAGGATAATTGATTTGTGTGATGATTACATTCAAAGCTATGATGTTGTTTTTAcccccttttttttattttatctgatTGCATTTTTGCAGGCTGAAGAAGCACAAATGCAGCGGAGATTGCGGAAGCGAAAGAAAGCTGAAAGtttgcgtctaatagacatggAAAAAAGGCAACAGCTAAGGCTTGAAGAAATTCGGGAGACTCAAAAGAAGGTTGAGTTCCCTTTCAGCAATTTGGTGGATAGGAAGATTAAAGAGATGGCCtttttttcccgttttctattaatttatttctttcaattaatttatttttcctcaGGATGAGGAGAATCTGAACATGAAGGAGAAACTACGAGCTGAAGTACAAGTAGAGCTTAGCCATCTAGAAAGAACTTGTTTAAATATGGCTACACTTTTACGTAACTTAGGAATTCATGTTGAGGGTGGACTCCATCCTCTCCCAAATGATGTGAGTTGCCTTGCCTAACCTAACCTAACCCCTGATTTTCTTCTAGTCATTTATTTAACTCttgatttttatttggttaggtCCGAGCAGCTTATAAACGTGCAGTGTTGAGCTTTCACCCAGATAGAGCCTCAGGATCTGATCTTCGGAAGCTGGTAGAGGCGGAGGAAAAGTTTAAGCTCATTTCTCGCATGAAAGAGAAGTTTGCCTAAGAGTTTGGGATGCTGCTGACTGtttcttactattttttttaaagaaattatctATTTTTGCTTGTTTATAGTTTTTTCGGGTTGTTTTATTATATAGGAAGAAGATCTACATGCGTACACCATTACTCAGTGACAAGAAatccaatgaatgaattgatttattttttcagtAACATCTATATGCGCTGAAATCAGCTGCAAATTATGGTACTTGGGGACAAGTATCATTTTGACCAAAGTTCTTTTAGAAAATAAAGACCCTTTTTCACTTAGTTAAGGATTAATTCTTTGCAATACTTGTCATAATTTTGGTGTTGCATTAATTTATTATGGCAACAATagcctttattattattatatgaagaACAGGGTTTGATTCTCACTTGATCTTTTGGTCTAGTGTCTAAGTCATACATTACTTGTGATGAAAACCCATCCATAAAAGTAAAATACCTGTACAAGGAAGAAGACAAGGGTTTGTTACACATGCATAGTTGCACGTATACATGCTAGTACAAAGGCTGTGGTAAAAAGGTTTAGATCAGATATGTAATAATAAACTACCCCAAAAAAAGGTTTAGATAATTGAAGAGATCAAAAGTAGGCTTCCTGGGTTAGCCTCAAAACTTCAAAAGGATCAAAAGTAGGCTTCCTGGATTAGCCTCAAAAGGTAATCTGGGCATCATAAGACCACCTCTCATGGGAGCTTCTTTCATCATCTTCACAGTCCACTGTACTCCACAGCAATATTTCACGAAGCATTCTCAGCAGCACACGTTTACCATTAGTAAGCATTTCCAGCAGCACTCAATTACCTTTAGTAAGCATTTCCAGCAGAACTCGATTACCTTAAGTAAGCATTTCAAGCAGCACTCAATTCCCTTTAGTAAGCATTTCAAGCAGCATCCCCAAAAGTAATATAAGAACCAGATCAGTATCAGCAGAAAGATGACCTGGATCAGATAGCTTAATCCGATTTCAAGCCAATGGTGCAACTGTTCTGCTCTCCTTTCCGCTGGGAATTCCTCCTCAAACTTCACCATCATGTATCCCACCAAATTCTCAACCACCATCTGCACATCTTTCACCTTCACAATCAAGTACCCGACCAAATTCTCAAACATTTCTTTCGCCTTCCCCATCCAATGGTGCAACTGTTCTTCTCTCCTTTCCGCTGGGAATTCCTCCTCAAACTTCACCATCATGTATCCGACCAAATTCTCAACCACCATCTGCACATCTTTCACCTTCACAATCATGTACCCGACCAAATTCTCAAACATTTCTTTCGCCTTCCCCATCCAATGGTTCAACTGTTCTTCTCTCATTTCCGCTGGGAATTCCTCCTCAAACTTCACCATCCTGTACCTGATcaaattctcaaaaacaatCAGCACTTCTTTCACCTTCACCATCGAGTACCCAACCAAATTCTCAAGCACTTCTTTCAAATCCGGAAGAAAAATCAGAACTTCTTTCAGCTTCACCATCAAGTACCCGAACAAATTCTCAAGCACTTCTTTCAAATCCGGATGAAAAAACagaacttctttcaccttcacCATCAAGTACCTGACCAAATCCTCAAGCACTTCTTTCAATTCCGGAAGAAAACCCAGAATTTCTTTCACCTTCACCATCAAGTAACCGACCAAATTCTCAAGCACTTCTTTCAAATTCGGAAGAAAAAACagaacttctttcaccttcacCATCATGTACCCGACCGAATTCTCAAGCACTTGTTTCAAATCCGGAAGAAAACCCagaacttctttcaccttcacTATCAAGTACCCAACCAAATTCTCAAGCACTTCTTTCAAATCCGGAAGAACAATCAGCACTTCTTTCAGCTTCCCAACCATGTAACCGACCAAATTCTCAAGCACTTCTTTCAAATCCGGAAGCACCATCAGCATTTCTTCCAGCTTCACCATTAAGTACCCGATCAAATTCGGAAGAACAATCAGCACTTCTTTCAGCTTTCCCATTAAGTACCCGATCACATTCGGAAGAACAATCAGCACTTCTTTCAGCTTCCCCATGTATCCGATCAAATTCAGAAGCACCATCAGCACTTCTTTCACCTTCTCCATTACAAACTCCATCTCTGCGCGCCTTTCCCTGTCGGCCTGTGACCATATAATGCAAAAAGAAAGAGTCGAAGAGCCACTTCACTTATACAGGGTCCCACGAGCAACATCAATGTAAAGAAGAGTGCTGAAGTTATCTGAGATTCTTTGATTTATTATGACAATAATTAGCCTGGCCATTTATTATTATCCATAAAAAACTGATAAAATTAGTTgggttaatatataattataaaatataaaatattttaatgttttggtTAATAATTTAAGTGACATAAAGGAAATAGGAGTTTAATATgatgttgaattatttaaaaaactttcagGAGTGATAAGTGATagatattctaaataaataaaaaagcttGCCATGCATTACTTGTGAACCGACCCATAAAAGTAAAATACCTTAACCTGTACAAGGAAGAAAATAAGTGTTTTGTTACACATGCATAGTTGCAGTCATTCATAATATTACAAGAACCGTGGTTAAAACATTTGACTTAGATCAAAAGGCAACAAAAACATAACATGTGTAATAATAAACTACTCCCCCAAGGGTCCCAACTAAGGTTTAGATAATCGAAGAGATCGAAAGTAGGCTCTTGGATTAGCCTCAAAAGGTAATCTGGCGATCATAAGACCATCTCTCCCGGGAGCTTTCATCATCTTCATACCTACTCCACGGCAGCATTTCCTTAAGCATTTCCAGCAGCACACAATTACACTTAGTAAGCATTTCCAGCAGCATTTGATTACCTTTAGTAAGCATTTCCAGCAGCACTCAACTGGCTTTAGTAAGCATTTCAAGCAGCACTCAACTGGCTTTAGTAAGCATTTCAAGCAGCACTCAACTGGCTTTAGTAAGCATTTCAAGCAGAACTCAACTACCTTTAGTAAGCATTTCAAGCAGCATCCCAAACCGTAATATAAGAACAACATAGAGATGATCGGGATCAGATAGTTTAATCCGATTCCGAGCCAATGGTGCAACTGTTGTGCTCTCGTTTCCGCTGGGAATTCCTCCTCAAACTTCACAATCATGTACCTGACCATGTTCTCAAGAACAATCAGCACTTCTTTCAGCTCCACCATCAAGTACTCGACCAAATTTTCAAGCACTTCTTTGGCCTTCTCCATCCAATGGTGCAACTGTTCTGCTCTCGTTTCCGTTGGGAATTCCTCCTCAAATTTCACCTTCATGAACTTGAACAAATTCTCAAGTACCATCTGCACATCTTCCCGTTTACTCATCATGTGCCCTACCAAATCCAGAAGCACCATCAGCATTACTTTCAGCATCCCTATTAAGTACCCAATCAAATTCGGAAGAACCATCACCACATCTTTCATGTGCCCTACCAAATCCAGAAGCACCATCAGCATTACTTTCAGCATCCCTATTAAGTACCCGATCAAATTCGGAAGAACCATCACCACATCTTTCACCTTCCCCATCAAGTACCCGATCAAATAAGGAAGAACAATCTGCACATCTTCCCGCTTACCCACCATGTAACCAATCAAACTCTCAAGCACTTCTTTCACATTTCCCATCATGTGCCCTACCAAATCCGGAAGAACCAACATCATTTCTTCCAGCTTCCTTATTAAGTACCTGACTAAATTCTCAAGCACCATCTGCACATCTTCCCGTTTACCGAACAAACTCTCAAGCACTTCTTTCATTTCTCCGTTCCCCATCATGTGCCCTACCAAATCCGGAAGAACCAACAGCATTTCTTCCA
It encodes the following:
- the LOC124925445 gene encoding uncharacterized protein LOC124925445, whose protein sequence is MMGERKSVSDPQSRTRCSQKTLGRCNNNVKADNIVLIDLDSDTFDDPIIIDVPQSYPVPTVICIDDEEDTDDESSATDEASDGECITFFTSNRVSNPAPDHVQSSTDTTDDECQFAGENIPPKRTYSEKASQKYYYCLDDESDSDLPDVGDDSDGELMEDSSGMLHKQWEEANLKKKHDACNGRSVRSCLHDLRESNFNEVKTCMVNQNLPSTSTQVRINSEIDLIRGKSLSNPEANKDQSYNVVKLDSQVDIVGESSGRLVSSCEQDVENKALHLFQEETTGRVGSTIINERERFKETEEYKRAMEEEWASRQRELAIQAEEAQMQRRLRKRKKAESLRLIDMEKRQQLRLEEIRETQKKDEENLNMKEKLRAEVQVELSHLERTCLNMATLLRNLGIHVEGGLHPLPNDVRAAYKRAVLSFHPDRASGSDLRKLVEAEEKFKLISRMKEKFA